AGTTCCAGCATTTCTACCTTGGACAGAATGGATCATCCCACACTCTGCCCCCACGCATTGTTCCAGCCtccaacattcattcattttccagtgCATATTAACCAGTTCATGAAGTTCTGTtggttatttctcttttatttgagaGTAGGGTTAGTATTTCCCCAGTCTCATATTATGTACCTATACTCTAGTTATTTACCTAGAAGCAGTGAGGATAGATGGGACTGATCTTAAGATGAATGTGTATTATTTTGCAATGCATATATCTTAGTTAGAGCCTTCAGCTTTTTTTCCAGGGAAAGTGAAAGTGCTACTTTCCAGTAAGAAGGAGGAAGCCACTTCTGCTGGCCCGACATGTTCAAAGGAGgatattcttatatcagatattAGATTCTAATATTTCTCTTATTAGACCTTAGCATAAAAGAGTTTCCAGATTTGTGAATTCAGCTTTCTCTGTAACTTCACTATTCTCACAATTAGTATCTGTCCTGATTTATAGCACTGGCTGTCCCTAGACTCTAGACAACAGAGATCGCTTTGTATACTGTCATGGGGTCTTCTATTTTTTATACTGTGGCCTGAGTTGATGGTTGACTGACTTGAgcctattattttcttctgcaggCACTTCAATGCCAACTAGAAATAACCAGCCAATtccttatttttataaagtagcaTTGTCCTGCTCTCAAATTCTAGGTCTCTAACCCAACTTAAATCATCGCAAGTGAGAGTCTGGTAGTTGTGATATGCAGTGTGCCAGAGATTCTCATGATCTTACTTACCATCAACAATGAAGGACTGTTGCATTGGGCTTGTGAgcaatttaatttcaaaatctcATTCTGAGAATCTGTTCTGTAAAAGCAGGTCTAGTATTAACTGTCCTACCTTGTATTCATCCAGAAGTCTCTGAGATCAAGATTGGAGTACAAATACTTTTACTGGCCAAAAGTGATCCTAAGAAAATCTGGTAGTTTTCTGGTAGAGTGAGGaaatgggagaagggagaagagaaccGATAAACAGCACGTTACCAAACTGTTTGCCACTGTAGGCAATTGAAGCAGTTCTTCTTCTGGCATTCTCAATATTCCTTACTCTGCTTAATTTTTTCCTTAGTGCTTATCATAGATGactcatttatttgtatttatgtgtttgtgttttctgcTAGATAGTAAGCATCAAGAGGAAAGTAATTcttatctgttttattcattgatgCAACCTAAGGATTTATATTGTATGTATAGTTAGCTGTCCTCTTTTTTTGGCCTTAACAAAACACCGTGAATCCTTCTTCATATAttgaaatgtttgttgaaaacatatttttcatgtgTTATTATCTTCTATCACATAGATATACTttaattgattttaattattctggCAAATTTAAATTGCTTAATAATTCTTGATCTATAAATTAGTAAATTGCTTAATAATTCTTGGTCTATAAATCAGTAATTTGCTTAATAATTCTTGATCTATTAATCAGTAATGATATTATGGACATATTTTAACATAGAAATGACTAGGTCAAGATCTACTAGCATTTTTTAGTGGGTCTGGTCTATGTTTCCAAAGTGTCTATCAAAAAGTTGTCCCAAATCTACAGTGTGGGCCTGCTGGCTAGAGACCCAGGAGACCTGATGACACAGATGAAGGTCTGAGGCAGTCTGATGGTCTGATGGGGAATTCTCCCTTCCCTTGAAAGTCTGGTCTTTTCGTTCTATGCAGGCCTTCAACTTACTGGATGAGCTCCACCCGCATTATGGAGAGCAGTCCACTTTACTCAAGTCTCATCATTTTAAATGCTAATGTTACCCAAAAATGCCCTCTATGTTGAATCATAAATAAATCCACCACATTTAGTAAATCTTTCCTTATCTCCAAATCCAGTATTCACTTAATCTGTTTGTCAAAAACTTCTCTATGATTCTTTATTTTACACAATATATCTGTACCACCTAATGACTGCATTGCAGAAACAAATCACACTGAAACTGATAGACTGCTTCTGCAGACCTCCTTTAGTAATCGTTATCTGTGTgtttaaaagacagaaacagaactTAGATTTTGCAACTCATTTTAAGTGAAACACGATTATCTAATGCCAATGTGCCACTTGAGACTTTTTACTCTACTCAGATGCTGTCTTGGTAGTCAAATGTCTTATACATTTAGTAGAACCTACATACCTAATATGGAAGTAAATGTCATGTGAATAGTTGTAAATGTCATGTGAATAGTTATAAATGTGATGATCATTTATCagaatgttttgaaatatttgtcttcAGCATGGACCCATTAGTAGAAGAATCCTGCATTAACCTTGAATGATTTGGGGAAGTAAGTAGGCTATCAATAATAAATGATGAACAAAGTAACCCACACACCTGGAGATTTCATCATGCCTGACCATACAAATCTAGAGAAGGCAAATATTTTGGCACATATAAATCTGATTCTCCTTGTATGAGTAAATCTTTTTCAAAGTGTAATGCTTGATCAAAGTTATATAATGTGCAGAGTTGGCaaattttcagcatatttttagaGTGTAACTTgttaatttgattatttaaagataaatttgtcattttatacTTGATTAACTGGATAATGGTATATATAATTCTGCTtgaattactaaaataaatgCAGCTATGTATACTAATATAAATCCAGCTTATATAATCTGACAgatctgtaattatttttcttttgtcacctgGAGAAATGAACATGATTCATTACTGCAAATTTCCATCCTGAGATGATTTATTCCCCAGCCTTTGTTATGGTCATTGGTCACAAATGGCCTGTAGTTAAAGCATTCTTAATTGGTGGGAGACAGGGTATATTTATATCTTAACTCCAAGGAAGACTCAAATCTGAAGTTCTCTAACTTTAAGATAATGCttttcccaaattatttttaaggggaagaagaaagatgATTAAATCATCTCTGggataaaatatgtgtattttcaaTAGCTCCATTTAAGTATAGtagatgtaaaatataaattggtTGAGCTACAGTGTCAGCACTGAGCATCTTAACTCCAGGTTAGTAAAGAACCTTTGTAATAAATATGAACATGCATGAGATATAAGTTGAATAGAGACTAATTATTATATTATCTTATATATTAAATCATTGGATTACATCATAATAACTTGCaagttaaaattaatgtttttcattattagttggatttatattttaatttaaaaataccattgGTTTGTATACATCAATGTcattttttctgattacaaactTAATGTTTATTTGCTTTTAGATGATTTACACATCATAAAGAGTTCTCAGAAATTAGAACTATAATTGAGActatttattacatttcttttaatatccattttaaaagcattattgaggtataatttatatatcataaaGTTCACTCATTTTTACATGTATAATTCAATGATTTTTCGtgtatttacagagttgtacaaccatcaccagtATCTAACTGTAGAACATCTTTGATTCAATAGCAAATTGAGCTCCTTTATGTTTGTTTCCCGAGTTTTCCATTTGATTATTTCAACTTTCTGTTCACTTAATCTTCATAAAACAGTATattaaatacaattatattttagatttacAAGTGAAATTTTTCAGGggcataaaaaggaaaagaatgtcaATAAAAGTGTAGCTCTATGACCTGTGATGTGTGTGCTAGAATGGGTATCAGAAGAATCTAAGTAAACTTCCTAAGAATGCTTGCTTTGTGATTATGTCCCTTGTGCCCACTGGAGATTTTGGCTTCAGATTTAAAATTTCAGACTAAAAATGGTTAGCATCTAATTGTCAAAAAAAGTGTTGCaattaaatgatttaatgtaatgcttttataaaaattcaaggaGAACCAAAGGAATTTTGAATTTTCGTTATCTTGACAACAGTCTGGTTGAGATGGGTGCTATTTGAGTGGACTAAAGAAGATATGGTCATCATTAATCCCTTTAGATTCTAAAATTCTATTACTCCATCAAATTCTCACTGTTAGGCTATTTCATAACTAGAATAAGTTACCTTATTTCCCTGTAGAAGCCTTACAAGACTTTTCTTTTGTGGTATATCCTTCAGTTTTATAAAGGAGCAACATTAAAAAGCTCATATGAAGGAGAGTCTTGCAGCTTTTTTGTAATTTCTCATGAAGGATTCTATGTGATACCCCTTATAAAAAGGTTTATACAGTATTTCCTTCTCAGTgagaagagtgagactccagttTATTGCtcataaaaaataactaataatggAACCTATGAATTCTGTTCCATTTCATCAGCAAACTCAgagctacatttttaaataacatgatgAACTTATTAGTCAATCATGTGTAATGGTGAAAAGCccccaaaaaaattatttcataggtTTTATGCTCTGATCCTTGTTGAGAGGTCTTGGAAATATCTTTTTCATTGAAAGTCATCCTAACTACATTTTTATACGCATTAATCATCCTCCCTTTATCCTCCaaccctccccactacccttcccattGTCTAATAACCATTTTTATACTCTCTATATCCAtcagtttattttgtttagtttccacataataatttaaagtattttttaaaagaaagtcatTCTAAATCATCTCaaagtttataaataataaatctatCTATAAATCAATTAGATCAATGGTTTTTTATCCCaaatacaattaatttaaaaatgataagagcaaaaataaaaatctgtgggGTGAGGAAACTAAATAAAACCTAGGTTAAgtgatttatttcttcttgtattgATTggtttttataccaaataaagtgagatgaaaaaaatgtgttaGTGTCTGATAGATACAgtctgaatgaatgagtgtgtaagtgagtaaatgaataagGAAGAAGATAGCTTGACTACTGCCAGGAGGGGTCCTGGAAGGGACTGAGATTTTCAAAATTCCAAAGGAAGTATTACGGAGATAACCaagtttgtaaaataatttaaaaataattgagcaAACATTTCGAATAGGTGATTTTATAGtggttgggaaaaaaataaatatttcaagcaGATTTAATATGGGAGAAATCTCAACATTATGGCTCTATAGGAAGCCATTTCTTGAGCTGAAATTTAACTGGAGAATAAGATATGAATGCCCTGAACCAGATCTGGATCCTTTTTCACTCATTTAATTAAAAGCACTACAACACATTttaccataaatatttttattcatttttgagaaaaaaattataacacattAAAAGCATgattataaagaaatatgttaataatataatACTGTATGTCTCTGTTAGACTGATAAGTATCAGTCTacactcttctctcttcctccttccaccttATCTCTTGTTTGCTGGTTACGGCGCATATTTCCAGCATATTGAAATATTCTATAAGTCTGTAAGTAAATCATCTCAGATTTGTGCTATCTGCAAACCTGCAAATTGTGTCATATCCAGGTTGTTGATGAAGGgcaaggaagaggaaagagtcCTGTGGCCTGCAATTATAGGCTGTCCTCCCTGATAGCAACGATTAACACTTTAGATTAAAACTTTATGAAACTGAGCTATTATTTAGATCAAATTTTCCTCAAAGATATCATGTGAGAATATAAGAAGAACCATTCTACAACTCACATATAACACAATAAATGAGGCTTTTATAGCATTACTAGGCAACATACATAACTTGGGTACACGATTTGGGAGCTCGTCTGTATTTATACATCATCCCCCGCCCATAGTTGTTATATCCAAAACATGCGTTTTAGCTTAAagtaatttttctcctttaaattttGTCATTGAGAAACAAAATTTGCTTCTCTTGGATTCAGGAGAAAGACATGTTAATCatatttagatacacagatacatcTACCTATCAACATGCCTTTgctaggttttgttttgtgtttgtgtgtgtaaacgagagagaagaagaagaagagacactTAATAATGTACATTCAGTTGCCCATGTTTTACGTGTtgacattatttttaagtgaaactttaatttccatatttagtgcttaaGAATAATTAATTATCCATTGGGCAATGATATCGACACAGATGGTGAGAAGATGGTATCCCTGAAAAAATCTTCATCTTCTCAGTCCTCTTAAGGAATTTTGGTTCACCTACTGCACTTGATTGATGCATGTTTTTACATGGACAAAGGCCAtggaaagaagggggaaaaaaaagttcctaCAACTCTCACCTATGCAGAAGTCTTCCAGAATGTCTAATTGCCCCTCAGGAATCACTGAAGtgtgaaaaaggcaaatatacATGCTTGGTAGTATATAACATTCTATATTTTACAGTATCTCTTGCAAGTTAAAAATTATACAGAGATAACACTCAGTTGATCACTTTCATGTGCCAGGCAATTGACAGGCACTTTTGcttacttcttttcttccttcctctccctctctctttctttctaattgacaaataaaaactatatacctttataatgtacaacatgatgttttcatatatgtaaacATTAGGGAATGGCTAAATCACATACTTATTTTCTGTGATGAGAATGCAAAATCTATTCTCTCAGTGATTTTCAAGTGTATAATATATTGCTATTATCTATAATCACAATGATGAGATCACTTGAATTTTTCCTTCTGTCTAATTGAAACTTTGTTCTTTGACAAacttatccctcaccctcctccttcccagtctctggtaaccaccattttactttctatttatgtaaatttgacttttttatatTCCACATATTAAGTGACATCatttgatatttgtctttctgtgcctggcttacttcacttaacacaATATCCTTGaggtgttgttgcaaatgacaggatttttttctttatttagattACAAACAAAGTCTGAAACTCGAGGCAATGCACATGCAGAACTATTCCTTGGTGTCAGAATTTGTGTTGCATGGACTCTGCACTTCACGACatcttcaaaattttttctttatatttttcttcggGATCTATGTGGCCATTATGCTGGGTAACCTTCTCATTTTGGTCACTGTAATTTCTGATCCCCGCCTGCATTCCTCCCCTATGTACTTCCTGCTGGGGAACCTATCTTTCCTGGACATGTGGTTGGCTTCATTTGCCACTCCCAAGATGATCAGGGATTTCCTTAGTGATCGAAAACTCATCTCCTTTGGAGGATGTATGGCTCAAATCTTCTTCTTGCACTTTACTGGTGGGGCTGAGATGGTGCTCCTGGTTTCCATGGCCTATGACAGATGTGTAGCCATATGCAAACCCTTGCATTacatgactttgatgagttggcAGACTTGCATCAAGCTGGTGCTGGCTTCATGGGTCATTGGATTTGTGCACTCCATCAGTCAAGTGGCTTTCACTGCAAATTTACCTTACTGTGGCCCCAGTGAGGTAGACAGCTTCTTCTGTGACCTCCCTCTGGTGATCAAACTTGCCTGCATGGACACCTATGTCTTGGGTATAATTATGATCTCAGACAGTGGGTTGCTTTCCTTGAGCTGTTTTCTGCTCCTCCTGATCTCCTACACTGTGATCCTCCTCACTGTCAGACAGTGTGCTGCCGGTAGCACATCCAAAGCACTCTCCACTTGCTCTGCACATATCATGGTAGTGACGCTGTTCTTTGGcccttgcatttttatttatgtgtggCCTTTCAGTAGGTTTTCTGTGGACAAGCTGCTGTCTGTGTTTTATACCATTTTTACTCCACTCCTGAACCCCATTATCTACACACTGAGAAATGAGGAGATGAAAGcagctatgaagaaactgcaaaacCGACTCGCGACTTTTCAATGAATTCCAGCCTTCCATAGTGTGACATGTTTCTACTCATACAGGGgatataatttctttaatataacTCTGCTCAAAGATTTCATTCTGACACTACATTGATATAATTTGTAATGTGTTATATTACAGGGAAAGAGTTGATTTCAacaaaaaaatatcattttattttatattacaaatttgtaaatataatgtattacatatatacataatgtatgtatttatataacaaatatatacacgtatttatatattttttgtatatatatacaaagcttaaaatatatatacatacgtacatgtatatatgcaatataaaatatgtcatttattCAGAGAAgctatatatattactatatattcaGAGAAATGATATATACATCATTTATTCAGAGAAACAGTTgatttcaacaaaaatatatcattttattttatattacaaatatatacttacatgtatgtatgcatatatgtattttacatatacagaaatgtatgtattttattacaaacatatacatgcatgcgtgtatatgtatatatgtaatgtatctatgtatgtgtatatattagtaaaataagataaaatgatatatatatctgtgaaaatatatctgtgtgtgtatatacacacacacataacacatatgtatatatatcttcaaCTCCACACATATATTTTGGAATGAACTCTGCATTTTCTAAAACCAGATTTATCTTACTAGTTTATTCTGCCCCAAAAGTtaatatgaaaagacatttttatttcctaatcaTAGCTCAGTACTGCAAAGTGCATTATTCAAAACATGAGACATTAGGCACAGGAAGGCACGCCTGGGATTAAGTAATGCCCAGCAAATATTTGTCCTAATTTTGGAAgcttgaaaggagaaaaaagacagcACCATTTCAAGAtcttattgattttaaaaatatacttttcctAGTAGATGTGTGTTATACTgaacacttttatttaaaaaatgaatacattccaGTGATTTTCATTACAGAAATCCATTTTAACATTGAAAAATCCATATTTTAcagctaaatattttataatgtaaacataaatgATAGTGTTACATTTAATACATATTCAATTATTAAATTAACACATTTTCACCCAAAGTAGATTTTCAATAAACACTGCATCTCTTTCTGATTTGATTCTGTCTCCTGGGGAGTCATTTATCAGGAAGCGTATGTTTGAATGCCACAGATGCAGATGTTGTGCTGAATTTTTACATGTCCATGGATCTTAAGAAGACAATTATAAACAAGTGTTAAGTTTCATTTTTACTAAATTAACGTGCACGGAACTCAAGCAATTTTCTCCTGGGTTGACTGTGAGATATTAAACCAAAGGAGAAAATTGAGTAATGATTGAGTTACTTAAGCAATTGAATGGAACGTCCAATGACTTTGGATATTGTATTCAATCCAGGAAGGCATGCTTCTGGGTACTTACAACTTGCCCTATAATTGCAATCCaaacatatgcataaatataaaagaacacaGAAGGAAAACAATTTCTGCCTTAAGATAAAGTCCCCTTGCCTATTAtaatactctttttttattttatagactttGAACATAGTCAAGTTTTACAATCAATTACACCTATATATGTGAACATTAACAAAAACTTAAAGAGAAATCAAGATCTGCcttaaaagtaattttctttgttgttattgaTGTAATACTGATCACTGACTTGCTGCAGATTTTGgacataattttttaatcaaaatataataaatactatctatatatttatttattcaattattataTGCTTTTCAACTACCTACAACACTTCAGATTCCAGGCAATGATCTAGGAGTGAAGATAGAGTATTTAAGAACATACATTACCAGACACTTGGATCTTTTCAATTAGTGAAATAAAGACAAGTATACAGACAATCACAAAATATGAGGCAAAATGAAAACTATGATAGAAATAAACAGGATATCCTCTGAAGGCCCATCAAAGAGAAACCTAATCCAATGCTGATTTTTAGGAAGACTTTATTCCTTCAACTTTTCTCTGATTTTCTAGGAttctttcttattaaattttatatatataattatatatttaaaatatatttatatataatatatagtgtgtatatgcTTTATGCACTATAAATACATATgatatattgtatgtatatataatgtgtgtatgtgtatataaatatatatatatagttggtatgtgtgtgtttagcaTAGGAATAGTCATGTAGTAAATGCCCAAATATATACGAGATCCCATGAGGTGTTTCTGAGTTCTCAGAACTATCCAATGGCTCATGCTCCATTCCTAATCTCTGCTCAACTCTCCACATTGCTTTGTCCAGATCCATAAAGATAAATGTGGATCATTGCACTCTCTAGGCACAGACATTCCTGGGGTTTATCTAGTAGTTTGGACTGAGTAAACCTGGCTATTGATAGGTTAGTGAAACTTGAGAGAAAtcaccagtttttgtttttcacaaacaATGTGCATTTGCAGAGAACTTGTCACCGTCAGTTCATAAGAAGCCACAGATTTCAAATTAGAGGAAGCTTCCTGAATTGTGAGGAAGCATTTACAAAgctcattttctgattttgaaatgAGGTAAGTTAAATACATATTACAGTGAATGTTTCAAAGTGCAAATAATATGGTTCCATAATTGGCCAGCTGAATTTGAACGTTAGGAACCAGTGCCAGAAATCTGCTTTTTACTATAAATtgcctcaggtgattctcattcACTGTTATGACTGAGAACCACTGAATAATTGctgatgttatctgcaggagtaaaTGCTATTAAGGAATGGTTGGAAGGGTTTTCTTAACGTATAAGTCTCTATTAATGGACCAGGATgcattttcataattaaatatCCTAGAAATCCATCATTAGgatatactaatttttaaaaacacaacctCCTAAGATACATTATTGATGGTTATAAGACCAGGTCAATGAtaagtttctgtgaaactgaagGAATCTTAAATATCCCTCCATGTCTCTAACTGCAATCATTAAGATATCTGCTGCTTCCTCTCCTAATTCTCTTTGATATATTCATGCTTTTCTTCAACATGAAtattaaaacaatgttaaaatcaaattattttgtcTGAAGACTTTTATTAATGTAAGTCattttaaatgctaaattttCATAAGAGAGTTTCAAAtttaaggcttttcttttttttttttcttttttctttttttttttttttttNNNNNNNNNNNNNNNNNNNNNNNNNNNNNNNNNNNNNNNNNNNNNNNNNNNNNNNNNNNNNNNNNNNNNNNNNNNNNNNNNNNNNNNNNNNNNNNNNNNNNNNNNNNNNNNNNNNNNNNNNNNNNNNNNNNNNNNNNNNNNNNNNNNNNNNNNNNNNNNNNNNNNNNNNNNNNNNNNNNNNNNNNNNNNNNNNNNNNNNNNNNNNNNNNNNNNNNNNNNNNNNNNNNNNNNNNNNNNNNNNNNNNNNNNNNNNNNNNNNNNNNNNNNNNNNNNNNNNNNNNNNNNNNNNNNNNNNNNNNNNNNNNNNNNNNNNNNNNNNNNNNNNNNNNNNNNNNNNNNNNNNNNNNNNNNNNNNNNNNNNNNNNNNNNNNNNNNNNNNNNNNNNNNNNNNNNNNNNNNNNNNNNNNNNNNNNNNNNNNNNNNNNNNNNNNNNNNNNNNNNNNNNNNNNNNNNNNNNNNNNNNNNNNNNNNNNNNNNNNNNNNNNNNNNNNNNNNNNNNNNNNNNNNNNNNNNNNNNNNNNNNNNNNNNNNNNNNNNNNNNNNNNNNNNNNNNNNNN
The Theropithecus gelada isolate Dixy chromosome 7b, Tgel_1.0, whole genome shotgun sequence DNA segment above includes these coding regions:
- the LOC112629388 gene encoding olfactory receptor 4K14, encoding MHMQNYSLVSEFVLHGLCTSRHLQNFFFIFFFGIYVAIMLGNLLILVTVISDPRLHSSPMYFLLGNLSFLDMWLASFATPKMIRDFLSDRKLISFGGCMAQIFFLHFTGGAEMVLLVSMAYDRCVAICKPLHYMTLMSWQTCIKLVLASWVIGFVHSISQVAFTANLPYCGPSEVDSFFCDLPLVIKLACMDTYVLGIIMISDSGLLSLSCFLLLLISYTVILLTVRQCAAGSTSKALSTCSAHIMVVTLFFGPCIFIYVWPFSRFSVDKLLSVFYTIFTPLLNPIIYTLRNEEMKAAMKKLQNRLATFQ